The following proteins are encoded in a genomic region of Rudaeicoccus suwonensis:
- a CDS encoding permease — protein sequence MLGPILEALRTAGTMAWQILWSLILGFLLASVVQALVRRSTVVKLLGDDRPSTLLKSAGLGAASSSCSYAAVALARSLFRRGASFTAAMVFEIASTNLVVELGIILALLLGWQFTLAEFVGGPIIIVLVALMFRIVLRDKLIRDAQAQTSKGLAGSMEGHAAMDMSVDGEGSVWARLFSARGLTSVSQIFVMEWAAVIRDIAVGLLIAGAVAAWVPVDFWRRLFLHGHGTLTLLWGPIVGPLISIASFVCSIGNVPLAAVLWNGGISFGGVVSFLFADLLILPILAIYKKYYGWAMTARIVGVFYVAMVAGGYLVEVIFHLLHLIPSAGHAFTGASGISWNYTTYLNIVFVIIAAGLILRFVRSGGAGMLKMMGGAPATDDDAPAHHHH from the coding sequence ATGCTTGGCCCGATCCTCGAAGCGCTCCGCACGGCGGGCACGATGGCCTGGCAGATTCTCTGGTCGTTGATCCTCGGCTTCCTGCTTGCGTCTGTCGTACAGGCGCTCGTACGTCGCAGCACTGTGGTCAAACTCCTGGGTGACGACCGGCCGAGCACGCTGCTGAAGTCCGCCGGGCTGGGCGCGGCGTCATCGTCGTGTTCGTATGCCGCTGTCGCGCTCGCGCGGTCGTTGTTCCGCAGGGGCGCGAGTTTCACCGCAGCGATGGTCTTCGAGATCGCCTCGACCAACCTCGTCGTTGAGCTCGGCATCATCCTCGCGCTGCTGCTCGGCTGGCAGTTCACCCTCGCGGAGTTCGTCGGTGGCCCGATCATCATCGTCCTAGTCGCGCTGATGTTCCGAATCGTGCTGCGGGACAAGCTCATCCGCGACGCGCAAGCTCAGACGAGCAAAGGTCTCGCCGGGTCGATGGAGGGCCACGCGGCAATGGACATGTCCGTGGACGGCGAAGGCAGTGTCTGGGCACGGCTGTTCTCCGCGCGTGGGTTGACCTCGGTCAGCCAGATTTTCGTGATGGAGTGGGCCGCCGTCATACGTGACATCGCCGTCGGATTGCTCATCGCCGGCGCGGTCGCGGCCTGGGTGCCGGTGGACTTTTGGCGACGTCTGTTCCTGCACGGCCACGGCACCCTCACCCTGCTCTGGGGCCCGATCGTCGGTCCGCTGATCTCAATCGCGAGCTTTGTGTGCTCGATCGGCAACGTGCCCCTCGCGGCCGTCCTGTGGAACGGCGGCATCAGCTTCGGGGGCGTGGTGTCGTTCCTGTTCGCCGACCTGTTGATCCTGCCCATTCTGGCGATCTACAAGAAGTACTACGGCTGGGCGATGACCGCGCGCATCGTCGGGGTGTTTTACGTGGCGATGGTCGCGGGCGGCTACCTGGTTGAGGTCATCTTTCACCTGCTGCACCTGATCCCGTCGGCGGGGCACGCGTTCACCGGCGCCAGCGGGATCTCGTGGAACTACACGACCTACCTCAACATCGTCTTCGTGATCATCGCAGCGGGGCTGATCCTTCGGTTCGTGCGGTCCGGCGGCGCGGGAATGCTGAAGATGATGGGCGGAGCACCTGCGACCGATGACGACGCACCTGCGCACCATCACCACTAG
- a CDS encoding MFS transporter gives MTDITTSTEHAGNPPASHTYPSLRAAWIPLAALCMAFFVEMVDNTLLSIALPTIGRSLGSGTTALQWVTGAYSLTLGGLLLTAGSVADRFGRRRVLLIGLAAFGLLSLLVIGVNSTGELIALRAALGIAAAMMAPITNSLVFRLFDDDALRMRAMTVMIIVGMSGFILGPVLGGTALAHIRWEWLLVINAPIALIAGIGVRFGVRADAPQDLTRDPLDLPGAALSIVAVGLACWSLTSGVQYGWASLVTLASITGAVLAAVAWVWHERRTDAPMLDLSMFSSGTIRGAVVAQIGTSIAMASVMFGLILHFQYAYGWSPMRAGLANLPMIVTMLVATPLSEWLGRRFGHRIACLIGAACLAGSLALLSWGVEHGYLVIALAMVLMTIGLRTVMTICAVALVAAMPANRTSIGAALNDSAQEVGTSVGTAIVGTLIAALVTAVLPTGRWSAELVASFFHGECITYAVLAVVVGVISAAGAFTLTNSHVLEEN, from the coding sequence ATGACTGACATCACCACCAGCACCGAGCACGCCGGAAATCCACCGGCATCCCACACCTACCCATCGCTGCGCGCAGCGTGGATCCCGCTGGCCGCGCTGTGCATGGCCTTCTTCGTCGAGATGGTCGACAACACCTTGCTGTCGATCGCGTTGCCGACGATAGGGCGCAGTCTCGGCAGTGGCACCACCGCCCTGCAATGGGTGACCGGCGCCTACTCCCTGACCCTGGGTGGGCTGTTGCTGACCGCGGGGTCGGTCGCCGACAGGTTCGGCCGACGACGAGTGCTGCTGATCGGGCTGGCGGCCTTCGGGCTGCTCAGTCTGCTGGTCATCGGCGTCAACTCCACCGGCGAACTCATCGCACTGCGAGCGGCACTCGGCATCGCCGCCGCGATGATGGCGCCGATCACCAACTCGCTGGTCTTCCGGCTGTTCGACGACGACGCGCTGCGGATGCGTGCGATGACCGTCATGATCATCGTCGGTATGTCGGGCTTCATCCTCGGCCCGGTCCTCGGCGGCACCGCCCTTGCGCACATTCGCTGGGAATGGCTGTTGGTGATCAACGCACCGATCGCACTCATTGCTGGCATCGGGGTGCGCTTCGGCGTGCGCGCCGACGCGCCACAGGATCTGACCCGCGACCCGCTCGACCTGCCCGGCGCCGCGCTCAGCATCGTGGCCGTCGGTCTGGCGTGCTGGTCGCTGACCAGTGGTGTGCAGTACGGCTGGGCGTCGCTCGTCACGCTCGCCTCCATCACCGGCGCGGTGCTCGCCGCGGTCGCCTGGGTCTGGCACGAGCGCCGCACCGACGCCCCGATGCTGGATCTGTCGATGTTCTCCTCCGGCACGATCCGCGGCGCAGTGGTCGCACAGATCGGCACCTCGATCGCGATGGCGTCGGTGATGTTCGGGCTGATCCTGCACTTCCAGTACGCCTATGGCTGGAGCCCGATGCGCGCCGGCCTGGCGAACCTGCCGATGATCGTCACGATGCTCGTCGCGACGCCGCTGTCGGAGTGGCTGGGCCGTCGTTTCGGCCACCGCATCGCCTGCCTGATCGGCGCCGCCTGCCTGGCCGGCTCACTGGCACTGTTGTCGTGGGGCGTCGAGCACGGCTACCTCGTGATCGCGCTCGCGATGGTGCTCATGACGATCGGTCTGCGCACGGTGATGACCATCTGCGCAGTGGCCCTGGTCGCGGCGATGCCGGCCAATCGCACCTCGATCGGCGCCGCGCTCAACGACAGCGCCCAGGAGGTCGGCACCAGCGTCGGCACCGCGATCGTCGGCACGTTGATCGCGGCACTGGTGACTGCGGTGCTGCCCACCGGCCGTTGGAGCGCCGAGTTGGTCGCATCCTTCTTCCACGGCGAGTGCATCACGTATGCCGTGCTCGCGGTCGTGGTCGGCGTGATTTCCGCAGCGGGCGCGTTCACCCTCACCAATTCCCATGTGCTGGAAGAAAACTGA
- a CDS encoding GatB/YqeY domain-containing protein: MTSKQTLQDDLTAAIRERDQLRAGTLRMTLAAITNAEVAGKEHRDLTDDDVQQVIVKEAKKRREAAEAYDGAGRAELASKERDELAVLEGYLPAQLSEAELASIVAEAISQTGATGMAAMGQVMKVVQPQVAGRADGGKVAALVKKALAG; this comes from the coding sequence ATGACCAGCAAGCAGACCCTGCAGGACGACCTCACCGCCGCGATCCGCGAGCGCGACCAACTCCGCGCCGGCACCCTGCGGATGACTCTCGCCGCGATCACCAACGCCGAGGTCGCCGGCAAAGAGCACCGCGATCTCACCGACGACGACGTGCAACAGGTCATCGTCAAAGAGGCCAAGAAGCGCCGCGAAGCTGCCGAGGCGTATGACGGTGCTGGTCGCGCCGAACTCGCCTCCAAGGAGCGCGACGAGCTGGCAGTTCTGGAGGGGTACCTGCCCGCGCAGTTGTCCGAGGCTGAGCTGGCATCCATTGTGGCTGAAGCAATTTCGCAGACCGGCGCAACTGGGATGGCCGCAATGGGTCAGGTCATGAAGGTCGTCCAGCCGCAGGTGGCCGGCCGCGCCGACGGCGGCAAGGTCGCAGCCCTCGTCAAGAAGGCGCTCGCCGGCTGA
- a CDS encoding metallophosphoesterase, translated as MHALTKTAATVTAAGVGALAWGSLVERHLYTLRRTTLPVLAPGSRPLRVLHVTDLHLVPRQERRIAWVRGLARLEPDFVLNTGDNCSDLDAIPAVLRSMEPLMEFPGAYVLGSNDYFGPKPKNPLRYIGIGSPLERGEGMGVPTLPVEDLIAGFSAAGWLDLNNARKRTYVADVPLELVGVDDPHIARDDYASVAGAAAADVALTMGVVHAPYTHVLDPMAADGAGLIVAGHTHGGQVCVPFYGALTTNCDLPNNRASGVSRWWPGAAAGGRAPADAAYLEVSAGLGHNKYNAIRFACRPEATLMTLVPRGGAG; from the coding sequence ATGCATGCACTGACCAAAACCGCCGCCACCGTCACTGCCGCCGGGGTGGGTGCGCTGGCGTGGGGGTCGCTGGTGGAGCGCCACCTCTACACGCTGCGACGGACGACATTGCCGGTGCTGGCGCCCGGGTCGCGACCGCTGCGCGTGCTGCACGTGACCGACCTGCACCTGGTGCCGCGCCAAGAGCGCCGCATCGCGTGGGTCCGCGGGCTCGCCCGGCTCGAGCCGGATTTCGTGCTCAACACCGGCGACAACTGCTCCGACCTCGATGCCATACCGGCGGTGCTGCGCTCGATGGAGCCGCTCATGGAGTTCCCTGGCGCGTATGTGCTGGGCTCCAACGATTACTTCGGGCCGAAGCCGAAGAATCCGCTGCGGTACATAGGGATCGGCTCGCCGCTGGAGCGTGGTGAGGGGATGGGCGTCCCGACTCTGCCGGTCGAGGACCTCATCGCCGGGTTCTCCGCGGCCGGCTGGCTCGATCTCAACAACGCCCGCAAGCGCACGTATGTCGCAGACGTCCCGCTGGAACTGGTCGGTGTCGATGACCCGCACATCGCGCGGGACGACTACGCGTCGGTCGCGGGCGCCGCCGCGGCAGATGTCGCGCTGACGATGGGGGTGGTGCATGCGCCATACACCCACGTCCTCGACCCGATGGCCGCGGACGGTGCCGGTCTGATCGTGGCCGGGCACACGCACGGCGGGCAGGTGTGCGTGCCGTTCTATGGGGCGCTGACGACGAACTGCGACCTGCCGAACAATCGCGCGAGTGGGGTGTCGCGCTGGTGGCCGGGCGCTGCGGCCGGCGGGAGAGCGCCGGCGGATGCGGCATACCTGGAGGTGTCTGCGGGGCTGGGGCACAACAAATACAACGCGATCCGGTTCGCGTGCCGGCCCGAGGCGACTTTGATGACGCTGGTGCCGCGAGGCGGGGCCGGGTGA
- a CDS encoding SDR family NAD(P)-dependent oxidoreductase has product MTSQPVALVTGTSSGIGLWTAVKLAQRGVTVVATMRNPARGDQLRSAATESGVEVDIRALDVTDHDAAAECVAAVQADHGGIDILVNNAGRGSVATLEQLNTEALQEQLDVNYLGVAELTRLVLPGMRRAGSGRVVTVTSVGGVVGQPFADAYCAAKFAVEGLMQSLAPVMARFGVGISVVEPAAVASDFVANTGAEERDTDPNDPYAALLAAYLRRARTSFAAAQHPRDAAETVVEAALSTEPKFRWQTSDSAHAFAGLSLTDLDGARVLVQTNTWLD; this is encoded by the coding sequence ATGACATCTCAACCCGTCGCACTGGTCACCGGAACGTCGAGCGGCATCGGCTTGTGGACCGCGGTGAAGCTCGCCCAGCGCGGTGTCACGGTGGTCGCCACAATGCGCAACCCAGCCCGAGGCGACCAACTGCGTTCAGCAGCAACGGAATCCGGCGTCGAGGTCGACATACGTGCTCTCGATGTGACCGATCATGACGCTGCCGCGGAGTGCGTCGCCGCAGTGCAGGCTGATCACGGCGGCATCGACATACTCGTCAACAACGCCGGGCGCGGATCCGTCGCCACTCTCGAGCAGTTGAACACCGAGGCGCTGCAGGAGCAGCTCGACGTGAACTACCTCGGCGTCGCCGAACTGACCCGGCTCGTGTTACCCGGAATGCGCCGCGCGGGGTCCGGCCGCGTCGTGACCGTCACCAGCGTCGGAGGCGTCGTCGGGCAACCGTTCGCCGATGCATATTGCGCCGCGAAGTTTGCCGTCGAGGGGCTCATGCAGTCGCTGGCGCCGGTCATGGCGCGCTTCGGCGTCGGCATCAGTGTCGTCGAACCTGCGGCCGTGGCAAGCGATTTCGTCGCCAACACCGGTGCCGAAGAACGCGATACCGACCCGAACGATCCTTACGCAGCGCTACTCGCGGCATACCTGCGTCGCGCCCGGACCTCGTTCGCCGCAGCCCAGCACCCTCGCGACGCCGCCGAGACAGTGGTCGAGGCAGCCCTCAGCACGGAGCCGAAGTTCCGCTGGCAGACCTCCGATTCGGCGCACGCGTTCGCCGGGCTGTCACTGACCGATCTGGATGGCGCTCGCGTGCTGGTCCAGACGAACACCTGGCTCGACTGA
- a CDS encoding IS256 family transposase translates to MTAPHIVDPASLLSEALSEASPDLMRSLLQTVINALLSADADAVVGAEYGRPSPERSAQRNGYRHRPLDTRVGTIDVAIPKLRTGTYFPQWLLERRKRTESALITVVADCYLAGVSTRRMDKLVKTLGIDSLSKSQVSRMAADLDGIVEDFRHRPLSDAGPFTFVTADALTMKVREGGRVINAVALLATGVNGDGHREVLGLRVATSETGPAWKEFFADLVARGLSGVRLVTSDAHHGLVEAIGANLPGASWQRCRTHYAANLMSVTPKSMWPAVKAMLHSVYDQPDTASVHAQFDRLLDYVQEKLPDVHAHLDAARADILAFTTFPKDVWTQIWSNNPTERLNREIRRRTDSVGIFPHRAAIVRLVGAVLAEQTDEWAEGRRYLGLDILTRCRITPTPGTEPQIGADHLPQLTT, encoded by the coding sequence ATGACCGCACCACATATTGTCGACCCTGCCAGCTTGCTGAGCGAGGCCTTGTCCGAAGCCAGTCCGGATCTGATGCGCAGTCTGTTGCAAACGGTGATTAACGCGTTGTTGTCCGCGGACGCTGACGCGGTCGTGGGCGCCGAGTACGGTCGTCCCTCACCCGAGCGGTCCGCGCAACGCAACGGGTACCGTCACCGGCCCTTGGACACCAGGGTCGGCACAATCGACGTCGCGATCCCGAAGCTACGCACCGGGACCTACTTTCCCCAGTGGCTGCTGGAACGACGCAAACGCACCGAGTCCGCGTTGATCACCGTGGTCGCGGACTGCTACCTGGCCGGGGTGTCTACCCGCCGGATGGACAAGTTGGTGAAGACATTGGGCATCGACTCACTGTCGAAATCGCAGGTGTCTCGGATGGCAGCCGATCTCGATGGCATCGTCGAGGACTTCCGGCACCGGCCCTTGAGTGATGCGGGTCCGTTCACGTTCGTGACCGCTGACGCGCTCACGATGAAAGTGCGTGAAGGCGGGCGGGTGATCAACGCCGTCGCCTTGTTAGCGACTGGTGTCAACGGGGACGGCCACCGCGAAGTCCTCGGCCTACGGGTAGCCACCTCAGAGACCGGGCCGGCGTGGAAGGAGTTCTTCGCCGACTTGGTCGCCCGCGGCCTGAGCGGTGTCCGACTGGTCACTTCCGACGCCCACCACGGCCTGGTGGAAGCGATCGGCGCGAACCTACCCGGCGCGTCCTGGCAACGCTGCCGCACGCACTACGCCGCGAACCTCATGAGCGTGACACCGAAAAGCATGTGGCCAGCAGTCAAAGCGATGCTGCACTCGGTGTATGACCAACCCGACACGGCCAGCGTGCATGCCCAGTTCGACCGGCTCCTGGACTACGTCCAGGAGAAGCTGCCCGACGTGCACGCCCACCTCGACGCTGCTCGCGCGGACATCCTGGCGTTCACCACGTTCCCCAAAGACGTGTGGACCCAGATCTGGTCCAACAACCCCACCGAACGCCTCAACCGGGAGATCCGCCGCCGTACCGACTCCGTCGGCATCTTCCCCCACCGGGCCGCGATCGTGCGCCTGGTCGGAGCCGTCCTGGCCGAGCAAACCGACGAATGGGCAGAAGGACGCCGCTACCTCGGCCTCGACATCCTCACCCGATGCCGCATCACCCCCACGCCCGGCACCGAACCCCAGATCGGAGCTGATCACCTACCCCAACTCACCACCTAA
- a CDS encoding WhiB family transcriptional regulator, translated as MTAVMPDKKAWDENWPSRAVCRAGASPDELFAEGAAQQTAKIICQRCPVVAECLADALDNRTEYGVWGGMTERERRALLRRRPDVRSWAGLFRAARSAENN; from the coding sequence ATGACTGCAGTGATGCCGGACAAAAAGGCCTGGGACGAAAATTGGCCTTCCCGTGCTGTATGCCGCGCAGGCGCCTCGCCCGATGAGCTGTTCGCCGAAGGCGCCGCTCAGCAGACCGCGAAGATCATCTGTCAACGCTGCCCCGTCGTCGCCGAATGTCTTGCCGATGCCCTCGACAACCGGACCGAGTACGGCGTGTGGGGCGGCATGACCGAGCGTGAGCGCCGCGCGCTGCTGCGCCGACGGCCCGACGTGCGCTCGTGGGCGGGATTGTTCCGCGCCGCCCGCAGTGCAGAGAACAACTGA
- a CDS encoding ArsA family ATPase, which produces MTQTPALDIDDLLADHGVRTIVCCGSGGVGKTTTAAAIAIRAAEQGRHVAVLTIDPAKRLAQALGLPHLDNEPAPVEAIDDSAGGSLDAMMLDMKRTFDELVLRHSTPESAQQILDNPFYQAVSSSFAGTQEYMAMERLGQLHAEQTGKDARWDLIVVDTPPSRSALDFLDAPTRLGSFLDGKFIRLMLAPAKVGGRAYLKVVSVGMSSVTAVMSKVLGGQFLKDAQTFVAALDTMFGGFRERAEQTYALLGNASTAFVVVATPERDALREASFFVDRLATEGMPLAGLVINRVQRTYVASLSAGRAESAATEALDLPQRRDSVAWQPRDTAGLLRLHASLATLATRHTAAIGRFTASHPQIPQVEVPTSAQDVNDIDQLRQLGAELAR; this is translated from the coding sequence ATGACGCAGACTCCGGCCCTCGACATCGACGATTTGCTCGCCGACCACGGCGTGCGCACCATCGTGTGCTGCGGTTCCGGCGGGGTCGGCAAGACCACGACCGCGGCCGCTATCGCCATCCGTGCCGCCGAGCAGGGGCGCCACGTGGCGGTGCTGACGATCGACCCGGCCAAGCGGCTCGCGCAGGCGCTCGGGCTGCCGCACCTCGACAACGAACCCGCCCCGGTCGAGGCGATCGACGACTCCGCGGGTGGCTCGCTGGACGCGATGATGTTGGACATGAAGCGCACCTTCGACGAGTTGGTGCTGCGTCACTCGACACCCGAATCCGCCCAGCAGATCCTGGACAACCCGTTCTACCAAGCGGTTTCGAGTTCGTTCGCGGGCACGCAGGAGTACATGGCGATGGAACGCCTGGGCCAGTTGCACGCCGAGCAGACCGGCAAGGACGCCCGCTGGGATCTCATCGTCGTCGACACCCCGCCGAGCCGTTCGGCGCTGGACTTCCTGGATGCACCCACACGGCTCGGATCGTTCCTCGACGGCAAGTTCATCCGGCTGATGCTCGCCCCGGCCAAGGTCGGCGGCCGCGCCTACCTCAAGGTCGTGTCGGTCGGGATGAGTTCGGTGACCGCCGTGATGTCGAAGGTGCTCGGCGGGCAGTTCCTCAAGGATGCACAGACGTTTGTCGCCGCACTCGACACGATGTTCGGCGGCTTCCGCGAGCGCGCGGAACAGACGTACGCCCTGCTCGGCAACGCCTCGACGGCCTTCGTGGTGGTGGCCACGCCGGAGCGCGATGCCCTGCGCGAGGCATCCTTCTTCGTCGACCGCCTCGCCACCGAGGGCATGCCGCTGGCCGGTCTGGTCATCAACCGGGTGCAGCGCACGTATGTCGCATCGCTGAGTGCGGGTCGTGCCGAATCCGCCGCCACCGAGGCGCTTGACCTGCCGCAGCGTCGCGACAGTGTCGCGTGGCAACCGCGCGACACGGCGGGTTTATTGCGGCTGCACGCATCATTGGCGACGCTGGCGACGCGTCATACAGCAGCGATCGGGCGATTCACCGCCTCGCATCCGCAGATACCGCAGGTCGAGGTCCCGACGTCGGCGCAGGACGTCAACGACATCGATCAGTTACGTCAGTTGGGCGCCGAACTAGCGCGATAA
- a CDS encoding transglycosylase domain-containing protein, protein MRHASRLGSVLSLLGAFVASAVAMGLVAAGLLIPAIGSAGAASNGSIKMFNQMPGTFQMNPLAQQSTILASDGSVIATPFNQNRIVVPFNQISQYMKNAQVAIEDARFYQHGAIDTRGIARAITSNIFSNGTQGASTLTQQYVKVALQNQALSAGNTAEAQDQVTQSGMQGYVRKLQQLKYAVTLEQHYSKDEILDGYLNLVYYGDQAYGVEAAAEHYFGVHASQLNLPEAALLAGVVNQPGTLDPVTNLSGATARRNVVLTKMYQQKMISYTQMVNAQKSPVKLNLTNISNSCANSKYPYFCYYVEAWLLQQPALGSTPKARLAELQTGGLTIKTAFNPNIANDINKQIEAKIPVNNSANVQSAAIAIQPGTGLVLGSGQNTNYSNTNGPGNSAINLTTPIDMNGSQGFDFGSAAKLFAVVTALEQGQSPNETITIPPYDSMNGTSKAHLFLPGQFEDKCGLGGQTWSVENDSPEPRAGQVKLSTATAQSINTAFAELVSKIGSCNVLNTMKKFGMETGAGNPISPNPSSIVLGTSTVTPLTLTNAYATIAAGGIYCPPRPVVSVTDGSGKTLALTGTACKRIISQKIAAETTEIFTHVLTDPSGTAAGNTLANGRPAAGKTGTESEAYNVWFVGYTPQLATGVWVGHQSGSIPLQNITLAGTFYNGYIFGGTLAAPIWKAIMDDALEGQPIKQFQLPDGTTPTAAPNTPTTTTTVPTPTQTVQPPEQDPSPTTTRKRHRSPDPTKTVNPTPNPTRTNAPGDD, encoded by the coding sequence ATGCGTCATGCGTCCCGCCTCGGTTCCGTTCTCAGCCTCTTGGGGGCCTTCGTCGCCAGCGCGGTGGCGATGGGCTTGGTGGCAGCAGGTCTGCTGATCCCGGCGATCGGCTCGGCAGGGGCGGCGAGCAACGGCAGCATCAAGATGTTCAACCAGATGCCGGGCACCTTCCAGATGAACCCGCTCGCGCAGCAGTCGACGATCCTGGCGTCCGACGGTTCGGTCATCGCGACACCGTTCAACCAGAACCGCATTGTGGTGCCGTTCAACCAGATCTCGCAATACATGAAGAACGCGCAGGTCGCAATCGAGGACGCACGTTTCTATCAACACGGGGCGATCGACACCCGCGGCATCGCGCGCGCGATCACCTCAAACATCTTCAGCAACGGCACACAGGGCGCCTCGACGCTAACTCAGCAGTACGTCAAGGTCGCCCTGCAGAACCAGGCGCTGAGCGCCGGCAACACCGCCGAGGCTCAGGACCAGGTCACCCAGAGCGGCATGCAGGGCTACGTCCGCAAGCTGCAGCAGCTGAAGTACGCCGTGACACTGGAGCAGCACTACTCCAAGGACGAGATCCTCGACGGCTACCTCAACCTCGTCTATTACGGCGACCAGGCGTATGGCGTCGAAGCCGCCGCCGAGCACTACTTCGGCGTGCACGCCTCGCAGCTGAACCTTCCGGAAGCCGCGCTGCTGGCCGGCGTCGTCAACCAGCCGGGCACGCTCGACCCGGTCACGAACCTGTCAGGTGCGACGGCACGACGCAACGTGGTGCTGACGAAGATGTACCAACAGAAGATGATCAGCTACACGCAGATGGTGAACGCACAGAAGTCGCCGGTGAAGCTCAATCTCACCAACATCTCCAACAGCTGCGCGAACTCCAAATACCCCTACTTCTGCTATTACGTCGAGGCCTGGCTGCTGCAGCAGCCAGCGCTCGGGTCGACCCCGAAGGCGCGCCTGGCGGAGCTGCAGACCGGTGGCCTGACGATCAAGACCGCGTTCAACCCCAACATCGCCAACGACATCAACAAGCAGATCGAAGCCAAGATCCCGGTCAACAACAGCGCGAATGTGCAGTCGGCGGCGATCGCTATCCAGCCGGGCACGGGTCTGGTGCTGGGCAGCGGTCAGAACACGAACTACTCGAATACCAACGGGCCGGGTAATTCCGCGATCAACCTGACGACGCCGATCGACATGAACGGCAGCCAAGGCTTCGACTTCGGTTCGGCGGCAAAGCTGTTCGCGGTCGTCACGGCACTCGAGCAGGGACAGAGTCCGAACGAGACGATCACGATCCCGCCGTACGACAGCATGAATGGCACCTCGAAGGCACACCTGTTCCTCCCCGGACAGTTTGAGGACAAGTGCGGCCTCGGTGGACAGACCTGGTCTGTGGAGAACGACTCACCCGAGCCACGGGCTGGACAGGTCAAGTTGTCGACCGCGACCGCACAGTCCATCAACACTGCCTTTGCCGAACTCGTCAGCAAGATCGGCTCGTGCAACGTGCTGAACACGATGAAGAAGTTCGGCATGGAGACCGGCGCCGGCAACCCGATCAGCCCGAACCCGTCGTCCATCGTGCTGGGCACGTCGACGGTGACACCGCTGACTCTGACGAATGCGTACGCGACGATCGCCGCCGGCGGCATCTACTGCCCGCCGCGCCCGGTGGTGTCGGTGACGGACGGCTCCGGCAAGACTCTTGCCTTGACCGGCACTGCCTGCAAGCGCATCATCTCGCAGAAGATCGCTGCCGAGACGACGGAGATCTTCACCCATGTGCTGACCGACCCGAGCGGTACAGCGGCTGGTAACACCTTGGCGAATGGCCGTCCGGCCGCCGGCAAGACCGGCACCGAGAGCGAGGCCTACAACGTGTGGTTCGTGGGCTACACCCCGCAGCTCGCCACCGGCGTGTGGGTCGGCCACCAGAGCGGCAGCATCCCGCTGCAGAACATCACCCTCGCCGGCACCTTCTACAACGGCTACATCTTCGGTGGCACGCTCGCCGCGCCGATCTGGAAGGCGATTATGGACGACGCCCTCGAGGGTCAACCGATCAAACAGTTCCAGCTGCCGGACGGCACGACACCGACGGCTGCGCCGAACACGCCGACAACAACGACGACCGTGCCCACGCCCACGCAGACGGTTCAGCCACCAGAGCAGGACCCGTCGCCGACCACCACTCGCAAGAGACACAGATCCCCGGATCCGACCAAGACGGTCAACCCGACGCCCAACCCGACCCGCACCAACGCGCCGGGTGACGACTGA